A segment of the Candidatus Delongbacteria bacterium genome:
CTTCTTCAGCTTTTTGTGTTTCTGGATCAAAACTTAATTGCTTTTCTACTTCCTGTACCTTTACTTTTTCCAACAATTCACCACAATGTCTACACTTGATTGCTTCCACTTTAATTTCTTCAGCACAGAAAGGACATTTCTTCATTTCAGATGTTGTACTCATGATCTTACCCCTATAACTTGTTATTTAATCAGAACTCATTGAGGTAATCTAAGGAATCAAAAGGGGTAAAATTTTACCCTTCTGGCAAAAAATAACGTAAAAAGGATTATCCATCATCACAAAATCTTCTAAATGTCAATTTTAACTTATCTAACCATTCATTTCTCATTTGCTTAGGTTCAATAATTTCAGCATATGGAGAGAATCGTAACACCCTACCAATCAACTCTTCATATTTTGAAACAGGGAATGAGAATTCCAAAAAAGGAACTCCACTTATTTCAATAATCTTAGATTTTTGTTTTGGATGCCATTTTTGATTTCGAAGTTGTTTAATAAGATTATTATCGAATCTTATAATAGCTGTCTCAATCCTTTTTCCAACTGCAATTCCAAATGAATCTAAAAAGAATTCTTGAATTTCCCTTTTTGAAAAACGAGATTCAGGATTAAATTTATTCTTTAAATTTTGAATGAACAACATTCTGTTAAGAGAAAATGAACGAAGTTCTCTTTTTAATAAGCAAAAAGCACCAAGATACCATTTTCCCTGATAATTATATAAGTGATATGGCTCAATCCTTCTTTCTGTAGTTTCTTTTACTGCTCCATCATACTTGATTTCCAATAAAGTATTTGATTTTAAAGCTTCAATAATTTTCATAACGCTTTGAAAATTTATTTTTTCTTTCTCAGAAAGAATGTAACTGATTTTATCTTTTACATTTTTTAAAGTTGTTAAAACTAATTTACTCTCTAAATCTTTCAATATATTGTTATTTTCTATTGGAATATAATTCTCTGTTTTTAATATTTCTTTAAATAACAAATATATAAGCAATGTCTGATCATTAGCAAAATTAAATAAATCAAAGTCTGATCTATACTTATACCCTTTGACTTTTCTATCGTAAACAAAAGAATCAGTTATACTCTTCATGAATTTTATATCTGAC
Coding sequences within it:
- a CDS encoding WYL domain-containing protein, which translates into the protein MSYYQINRIIKIDQLIRDLGKASREKILELNGCDVKTLKSDIKFMKSITDSFVYDRKVKGYKYRSDFDLFNFANDQTLLIYLLFKEILKTENYIPIENNNILKDLESKLVLTTLKNVKDKISYILSEKEKINFQSVMKIIEALKSNTLLEIKYDGAVKETTERRIEPYHLYNYQGKWYLGAFCLLKRELRSFSLNRMLFIQNLKNKFNPESRFSKREIQEFFLDSFGIAVGKRIETAIIRFDNNLIKQLRNQKWHPKQKSKIIEISGVPFLEFSFPVSKYEELIGRVLRFSPYAEIIEPKQMRNEWLDKLKLTFRRFCDDG